A genomic window from Diospyros lotus cultivar Yz01 chromosome 2, ASM1463336v1, whole genome shotgun sequence includes:
- the LOC127794424 gene encoding cytochrome P450 71B9-like isoform X3 — protein MTMFLLLLLAIPIVFFVLQKLKQSGGRFQLPPGPPGLPFVGNLHQLDKSALCRHLWQLSKIYGPLMSLQLGSRPILVVSSAKMAKQFLKTHDAQFAGRPSMVGQLKLSYNGLDLAFAPFDDYWREMRKICNLHLFSAKRVQSFRSIREDEVSKMIKKINKLASDSKPINLSEILLSLTNTIICRIAIGKSYDDESCEKRQSIRLERTFKALDGFSQQVIDEHLIDKKSGKIGGEDIIDVLLQLKDDGSSTIKLSMDHIKAVLMSVFFQLPKKWVGADAGNISDNIYDIFAAGTDTNAATLVWIMTELVKNSEAMKKIQDEVRNIDTEKEILYETDLQHLPYLEAIVKETWRLHPPAPLLVPHETIQQCTIGPYTIQPKTIVFVNAWAIGRDPDSWEDPEEFLPSRFINSSIDFKGQNFELIPFGAGRRICPGIHLGVVMVELALANLVRSFNWEIPFGLKKEDIDTEVRPGITMHKKTPLCLLATKY, from the exons ATGACAatgtttcttctccttctcttagCAATCCCTATAGTTTTCTTCGTCCTCCAAAAACTAAAGCAAAGTGGAGGAAGATTTCAGCTTCCACCAGGGCCTCCAGGGCTCCCCTTCGTTGGAAACTTGCACCAGCTTGACAAATCGGCTCTCTGTCGCCATCTATGGCAACTCTCCAAGATATATGGCCCCCTCATGTCTCTGCAACTCGGTTCTCGACCCATTCTTGTGGTTTCCTCAGCAAAGATGGCCAAACAGTTCCTGAAAACCCATGACGCTCAGTTCGCCGGTCGGCCTTCTATGGTTGGCCAACTGAAGCTGTCTTATAATGGTTTAGATTTAGCTTTTGCACCTTTTGATGACTACtggagagaaatgagaaagatTTGCAATCTTCACCTATTCAGTGCCAAGAGAGTTCAGTCCTTTCGTTCCATTCGAGAAGATGAAGTTTCAAAAATGATCAAGAAGATTAACAAGCTTGCCTCTGATTCAAAACCCATCAATTTGAGTGAGATACTGCTTTCTTTGACGAACACCATTATTTGTAGGATTGCTATTGGAAAAAGCTATGATGACGAGAGCTGTGAGAAAA GACAATCAATTCGGCTTGAGAGAACTTTCAAGGCATTAGATGGATTCTCGCAACAAGTCATTGATGAGCATCTGATAGATAAAAAGAGTGGTAAGATTGGAGGAGAGGATATTATTGATGTCTTACTTCAGTTAAAAGATGATGGCTCATCCACAATCAAGCTCTCAATGGATCACATCAAAGCAGTTCTTATG AGCGTTTTCTTCCAACTACCAAAAAAATGGGTGGGGGCCGACGCGGGCAACATATctgataatatatat GATATATTTGCTGCCGGGACAGACACAAATGCAGCCACGCTGGTTTGGATAATGACAGAGCTAGTAAAGAATTCAGAAGCCatgaaaaaaattcaagacGAAGTAAGAAACATCGACACAGAGAAAGAAATTCTGTATGAAACTGATCTCCAACACCTTCCTTACCTTGAAGCAATAGTGAAAGAAACATGGAGATTGCACCCTCCAGCTCCATTGTTAGTTCCGCATGAAACAATTCAACAATGCACCATCGGTCCCTACACAATTCAGCCAAAAACCATAGTTTTCGTGAATGCTTGGGCAATTGGAAGAGATCCAGATTCTTGGGAGGACCCAGAAGAGTTTCTCCCGAGTAGATTCATCAACAGTTCTATTGATTTTAAAggacaaaattttgaattgattccATTTGGCGCTGGACGAAGAATTTGCCCCGGAATTCATTTGGGAGTTGTTATGGTGGAGCTTGCTCTAGCGAATCTTGTTCGTTCCTTTAACTGGGAAATCCCTTTTGGATTGAAAAAGGAGGATATTGATACAGAAGTTAGACCTGGAATCACTATGCACAAGAAAACTCCTTTATGTCTCTTAGCCACCAAGTATTAG
- the LOC127794424 gene encoding cytochrome P450 71B9-like isoform X4 produces the protein MTMFLLLLLAIPIVFFVLQKLKQSGGRFQLPPGPPGLPFVGNLHQLDKSALCRHLWQLSKIYGPLMSLQLGSRPILVVSSAKMAKQFLKTHDAQFAGRPSMVGQLKLSYNGLDLAFAPFDDYWREMRKICNLHLFSAKRVQSFRSIREDEVSKMIKKINKLASDSKPINLRQSIRLERTFKALDGFSQQVIDEHLIDKKSGKIGGEDIIDVLLQLKDDGSSTIKLSMDHIKAVLMSVFFQLPKKWVGADAGNISDNIYDIFAAGTDTNAATLVWIMTELVKNSEAMKKIQDEVRNIDTEKEILYETDLQHLPYLEAIVKETWRLHPPAPLLVPHETIQQCTIGPYTIQPKTIVFVNAWAIGRDPDSWEDPEEFLPSRFINSSIDFKGQNFELIPFGAGRRICPGIHLGVVMVELALANLVRSFNWEIPFGLKKEDIDTEVRPGITMHKKTPLCLLATKY, from the exons ATGACAatgtttcttctccttctcttagCAATCCCTATAGTTTTCTTCGTCCTCCAAAAACTAAAGCAAAGTGGAGGAAGATTTCAGCTTCCACCAGGGCCTCCAGGGCTCCCCTTCGTTGGAAACTTGCACCAGCTTGACAAATCGGCTCTCTGTCGCCATCTATGGCAACTCTCCAAGATATATGGCCCCCTCATGTCTCTGCAACTCGGTTCTCGACCCATTCTTGTGGTTTCCTCAGCAAAGATGGCCAAACAGTTCCTGAAAACCCATGACGCTCAGTTCGCCGGTCGGCCTTCTATGGTTGGCCAACTGAAGCTGTCTTATAATGGTTTAGATTTAGCTTTTGCACCTTTTGATGACTACtggagagaaatgagaaagatTTGCAATCTTCACCTATTCAGTGCCAAGAGAGTTCAGTCCTTTCGTTCCATTCGAGAAGATGAAGTTTCAAAAATGATCAAGAAGATTAACAAGCTTGCCTCTGATTCAAAACCCATCAATTTGA GACAATCAATTCGGCTTGAGAGAACTTTCAAGGCATTAGATGGATTCTCGCAACAAGTCATTGATGAGCATCTGATAGATAAAAAGAGTGGTAAGATTGGAGGAGAGGATATTATTGATGTCTTACTTCAGTTAAAAGATGATGGCTCATCCACAATCAAGCTCTCAATGGATCACATCAAAGCAGTTCTTATG AGCGTTTTCTTCCAACTACCAAAAAAATGGGTGGGGGCCGACGCGGGCAACATATctgataatatatat GATATATTTGCTGCCGGGACAGACACAAATGCAGCCACGCTGGTTTGGATAATGACAGAGCTAGTAAAGAATTCAGAAGCCatgaaaaaaattcaagacGAAGTAAGAAACATCGACACAGAGAAAGAAATTCTGTATGAAACTGATCTCCAACACCTTCCTTACCTTGAAGCAATAGTGAAAGAAACATGGAGATTGCACCCTCCAGCTCCATTGTTAGTTCCGCATGAAACAATTCAACAATGCACCATCGGTCCCTACACAATTCAGCCAAAAACCATAGTTTTCGTGAATGCTTGGGCAATTGGAAGAGATCCAGATTCTTGGGAGGACCCAGAAGAGTTTCTCCCGAGTAGATTCATCAACAGTTCTATTGATTTTAAAggacaaaattttgaattgattccATTTGGCGCTGGACGAAGAATTTGCCCCGGAATTCATTTGGGAGTTGTTATGGTGGAGCTTGCTCTAGCGAATCTTGTTCGTTCCTTTAACTGGGAAATCCCTTTTGGATTGAAAAAGGAGGATATTGATACAGAAGTTAGACCTGGAATCACTATGCACAAGAAAACTCCTTTATGTCTCTTAGCCACCAAGTATTAG
- the LOC127794424 gene encoding cytochrome P450 71A1-like isoform X1 yields MTMFLLLLLAIPIVFFVLQKLKQSGGRFQLPPGPPGLPFVGNLHQLDKSALCRHLWQLSKIYGPLMSLQLGSRPILVVSSAKMAKQFLKTHDAQFAGRPSMVGQLKLSYNGLDLAFAPFDDYWREMRKICNLHLFSAKRVQSFRSIREDEVSKMIKKINKLASDSKPINLSEILLSLTNTIICRIAIGKSYDDESCEKSRFHYVLGEIQEMLGGFFFSDYLPCMSWVDKLTGQSIRLERTFKALDGFSQQVIDEHLIDKKSGKIGGEDIIDVLLQLKDDGSSTIKLSMDHIKAVLMSVFFQLPKKWVGADAGNISDNIYDIFAAGTDTNAATLVWIMTELVKNSEAMKKIQDEVRNIDTEKEILYETDLQHLPYLEAIVKETWRLHPPAPLLVPHETIQQCTIGPYTIQPKTIVFVNAWAIGRDPDSWEDPEEFLPSRFINSSIDFKGQNFELIPFGAGRRICPGIHLGVVMVELALANLVRSFNWEIPFGLKKEDIDTEVRPGITMHKKTPLCLLATKY; encoded by the exons ATGACAatgtttcttctccttctcttagCAATCCCTATAGTTTTCTTCGTCCTCCAAAAACTAAAGCAAAGTGGAGGAAGATTTCAGCTTCCACCAGGGCCTCCAGGGCTCCCCTTCGTTGGAAACTTGCACCAGCTTGACAAATCGGCTCTCTGTCGCCATCTATGGCAACTCTCCAAGATATATGGCCCCCTCATGTCTCTGCAACTCGGTTCTCGACCCATTCTTGTGGTTTCCTCAGCAAAGATGGCCAAACAGTTCCTGAAAACCCATGACGCTCAGTTCGCCGGTCGGCCTTCTATGGTTGGCCAACTGAAGCTGTCTTATAATGGTTTAGATTTAGCTTTTGCACCTTTTGATGACTACtggagagaaatgagaaagatTTGCAATCTTCACCTATTCAGTGCCAAGAGAGTTCAGTCCTTTCGTTCCATTCGAGAAGATGAAGTTTCAAAAATGATCAAGAAGATTAACAAGCTTGCCTCTGATTCAAAACCCATCAATTTGAGTGAGATACTGCTTTCTTTGACGAACACCATTATTTGTAGGATTGCTATTGGAAAAAGCTATGATGACGAGAGCTGTGAGAAAAGTAGGTTTCATTATGTTCTTGGCGAAATCCAAGAGATGTTAGGAGGCTTCTTCTTCTCAGACTATTTACCATGTATGAGTTGGGTTGATAAACTTACAGGACAATCAATTCGGCTTGAGAGAACTTTCAAGGCATTAGATGGATTCTCGCAACAAGTCATTGATGAGCATCTGATAGATAAAAAGAGTGGTAAGATTGGAGGAGAGGATATTATTGATGTCTTACTTCAGTTAAAAGATGATGGCTCATCCACAATCAAGCTCTCAATGGATCACATCAAAGCAGTTCTTATG AGCGTTTTCTTCCAACTACCAAAAAAATGGGTGGGGGCCGACGCGGGCAACATATctgataatatatat GATATATTTGCTGCCGGGACAGACACAAATGCAGCCACGCTGGTTTGGATAATGACAGAGCTAGTAAAGAATTCAGAAGCCatgaaaaaaattcaagacGAAGTAAGAAACATCGACACAGAGAAAGAAATTCTGTATGAAACTGATCTCCAACACCTTCCTTACCTTGAAGCAATAGTGAAAGAAACATGGAGATTGCACCCTCCAGCTCCATTGTTAGTTCCGCATGAAACAATTCAACAATGCACCATCGGTCCCTACACAATTCAGCCAAAAACCATAGTTTTCGTGAATGCTTGGGCAATTGGAAGAGATCCAGATTCTTGGGAGGACCCAGAAGAGTTTCTCCCGAGTAGATTCATCAACAGTTCTATTGATTTTAAAggacaaaattttgaattgattccATTTGGCGCTGGACGAAGAATTTGCCCCGGAATTCATTTGGGAGTTGTTATGGTGGAGCTTGCTCTAGCGAATCTTGTTCGTTCCTTTAACTGGGAAATCCCTTTTGGATTGAAAAAGGAGGATATTGATACAGAAGTTAGACCTGGAATCACTATGCACAAGAAAACTCCTTTATGTCTCTTAGCCACCAAGTATTAG
- the LOC127794424 gene encoding 6,7,8-trihydroxycoumarin synthase-like isoform X2 produces MTMFLLLLLAIPIVFFVLQKLKQSGGRFQLPPGPPGLPFVGNLHQLDKSALCRHLWQLSKIYGPLMSLQLGSRPILVVSSAKMAKQFLKTHDAQFAGRPSMVGQLKLSYNGLDLAFAPFDDYWREMRKICNLHLFSAKRVQSFRSIREDEVSKMIKKINKLASDSKPINLSEILLSLTNTIICRIAIGKSYDDESCEKSRFHYVLGEIQEMLGGFFFSDYLPCMSWVDKLTGQSIRLERTFKALDGFSQQVIDEHLIDKKSGKIGGEDIIDVLLQLKDDGSSTIKLSMDHIKAVLMDIFAAGTDTNAATLVWIMTELVKNSEAMKKIQDEVRNIDTEKEILYETDLQHLPYLEAIVKETWRLHPPAPLLVPHETIQQCTIGPYTIQPKTIVFVNAWAIGRDPDSWEDPEEFLPSRFINSSIDFKGQNFELIPFGAGRRICPGIHLGVVMVELALANLVRSFNWEIPFGLKKEDIDTEVRPGITMHKKTPLCLLATKY; encoded by the exons ATGACAatgtttcttctccttctcttagCAATCCCTATAGTTTTCTTCGTCCTCCAAAAACTAAAGCAAAGTGGAGGAAGATTTCAGCTTCCACCAGGGCCTCCAGGGCTCCCCTTCGTTGGAAACTTGCACCAGCTTGACAAATCGGCTCTCTGTCGCCATCTATGGCAACTCTCCAAGATATATGGCCCCCTCATGTCTCTGCAACTCGGTTCTCGACCCATTCTTGTGGTTTCCTCAGCAAAGATGGCCAAACAGTTCCTGAAAACCCATGACGCTCAGTTCGCCGGTCGGCCTTCTATGGTTGGCCAACTGAAGCTGTCTTATAATGGTTTAGATTTAGCTTTTGCACCTTTTGATGACTACtggagagaaatgagaaagatTTGCAATCTTCACCTATTCAGTGCCAAGAGAGTTCAGTCCTTTCGTTCCATTCGAGAAGATGAAGTTTCAAAAATGATCAAGAAGATTAACAAGCTTGCCTCTGATTCAAAACCCATCAATTTGAGTGAGATACTGCTTTCTTTGACGAACACCATTATTTGTAGGATTGCTATTGGAAAAAGCTATGATGACGAGAGCTGTGAGAAAAGTAGGTTTCATTATGTTCTTGGCGAAATCCAAGAGATGTTAGGAGGCTTCTTCTTCTCAGACTATTTACCATGTATGAGTTGGGTTGATAAACTTACAGGACAATCAATTCGGCTTGAGAGAACTTTCAAGGCATTAGATGGATTCTCGCAACAAGTCATTGATGAGCATCTGATAGATAAAAAGAGTGGTAAGATTGGAGGAGAGGATATTATTGATGTCTTACTTCAGTTAAAAGATGATGGCTCATCCACAATCAAGCTCTCAATGGATCACATCAAAGCAGTTCTTATG GATATATTTGCTGCCGGGACAGACACAAATGCAGCCACGCTGGTTTGGATAATGACAGAGCTAGTAAAGAATTCAGAAGCCatgaaaaaaattcaagacGAAGTAAGAAACATCGACACAGAGAAAGAAATTCTGTATGAAACTGATCTCCAACACCTTCCTTACCTTGAAGCAATAGTGAAAGAAACATGGAGATTGCACCCTCCAGCTCCATTGTTAGTTCCGCATGAAACAATTCAACAATGCACCATCGGTCCCTACACAATTCAGCCAAAAACCATAGTTTTCGTGAATGCTTGGGCAATTGGAAGAGATCCAGATTCTTGGGAGGACCCAGAAGAGTTTCTCCCGAGTAGATTCATCAACAGTTCTATTGATTTTAAAggacaaaattttgaattgattccATTTGGCGCTGGACGAAGAATTTGCCCCGGAATTCATTTGGGAGTTGTTATGGTGGAGCTTGCTCTAGCGAATCTTGTTCGTTCCTTTAACTGGGAAATCCCTTTTGGATTGAAAAAGGAGGATATTGATACAGAAGTTAGACCTGGAATCACTATGCACAAGAAAACTCCTTTATGTCTCTTAGCCACCAAGTATTAG